The Granulicella arctica genome segment TCGGACAGGCTCCGCGCAACTCGTTGCCTGCGCAGCCGACCGGCATGGCCGCGGACGAAGGATTGGGAACGGATCACGCAGGGGAAGGTCAGGCCGCTGCGGCTGCTCCCGGCACCGCGATCGCCCCAATCGATCAGTCCAGCACCAACACTGCCGACGCCAATCCGCTTACCCCGGTAGCACCCGCCCAGAAGAAGACGCGCTACAGCGCGCGGGCGAAGCAGGTAGCGGTGGCCAAGAAGCAGAAGAAGGTCGCGAAGGTGAAGGAGAAGAGCCTCGCGGCTCCCACGCCGATGACCGCTGAGGAGAAAGCAGCAGCAGCGACCCAGGCCGCTCCGCTGGGCCTCAACGGTGACACTGCAACGAAGAAAAAGAAGAAGAAGCGGGCGAAGGGAGCGGCGAAGGAACGGTTGCAGAATCAGCAGCAGAAGCCCGCACCACCTCCTCCGGATGAAATCCCTTCCAAGGGGCCGGATCGGGGAACTCCGCTCGAAGGGACCGCCGGACAGGGAGCAGCGAAGCCCGCTCCGGACACGACGACCACTCCTCCAGCACCGGCTCCGACCACGCCGCCGGGCAACTAGGGAAGTGCATTCCGCTAACGGACGCGAGGGCCTCGGCTCTCGCGTCTTCTTTTCCGGCAACAGTCTTCAGACAACGGGGTATGCTGAGGGGCGATGAAAGACTTTTTTGTAATCGATGCGGCGAAGTTCGAAAACGAGTCAGTAACCGGGTACTTCGCGCTCTCCTCGCTCTCCCTCCGAGACCGCAAACAGGGCGGCCAGTACCTCGCGCTCACCCTCGGCGACAAGACCGGCAGCTTCGAAGCCCGTATGTGGGATGACTTCGCCGATGTCGTCGAAACCTGCACCGAGGGCTGCTACGTCAAAGCGCAGGGCCAGATCAGCAAATATCAGGGGAAGTTCCAGATCACCCTCCAGAAGCTCCGCAGCGCGGCCGACTCCGAGGTCGATCCCGCAGACTTCCTGCCCGCCACGCGCTTCGATGTGGACGAGATGTGGGCCGAGCTTCGCAGCTACGTCTCCTCCTTCACCAATGAAGACCTCAAGCGCCTCGTCTTCGCCTTCCTCGACGATGAGGAGATCGGCGCAGCCTACCGCGCCGCACCCGCTGCCAAGGTCCTCCATCACGCCTGGCTCGGCGGCCTGCTGGAGCACGTCGTCACCCTCGTCCGCGTCTGCCTCGCCACCGCGCCCTTCTACGCTGAGGTCGATCCCGACCTGCTCGTCACCGGTGCTATCCTCCACGACATCGGCAAGATCCGCGAGCTGCACTGGAAGAACACCTTCGGCTACACCCTCGAAGGCCAGATGGTCGGCCACATCAGTATCGCCCAGGGAATGCTGCGCGAGAAGGTTCAGTCACTCGCCCCCTTCCCCGAAAAACTCCGCGTCCTCGTCGAGCACATGATCCTCAGCCACCACGGCAAGTACGAGTTCGGCTCCCCCAAGCTCCCCATGACCCCCGAGGCCATCCTCCTCAGCGCCCTCGACGACCTCGAGGCCAAGATGCAGACCATGCGCAGCGAGTTCGGCAAGGCCGGAGCCAACGGCAAAAGCGCCTCGGAGATGACTGACTGGGTCCGCTCGATGGACCGCCCTCTGCTCAATACCCGGGCTTACCTCAACGAAGAGTAAAATTCCAAAATGTAGCTACAAAAATGTAACTACATTCCCGTAACTCCGGTTTTGTAGTTACATTTGCCTTTCGACACGCAAACCACCTCTTCGGAGGACTGCGTTTGTCAACTTGTTACAATTTCTTCTGGACTAAAGAGAGTGAAATGCTACGTTTTTCAACAGCAGGAGAGAGCCACGGCGAGAGCTTAATCGCCCTGGTCAGCGGCATGCCCGCAGGCGTTCCCATTGAACAAGAGTTCATCGACCGCGAGCTTTGGCGCCGCCAGCAGGGCTACGGCCGCGGCGGACGCATGCGCATCGAGCGCGATAAGGCGCACATTCTAAGTGGGATACGCCACGGTAAGACCATCGGATCGCCCATCGCCATGTCGCTTGCCAACAACGACTGGAAGAACTGGACCGAGATCCTCCCCGTCGAAACCGGCGATCCCGAAAAGCACAAAGCCGTCGCCAGCCCGCGCCCCGGCCACGCCGACCTCGCCGGCGCGCTCAAATACGATTTCCCCGACGCCCGCTACATTCTCGAGCGCGCCTCCGCCCGCGAAAGCGCCGCACGGGTAGCCGCCGGGGCCATCGCCAAGCAGCTCCTTCGCTCCATCGGCGTTGAAGTCGCCAGCCACGTCATCCGCGTCGGGAAGGCTGAGCTCGACCGTCCCGCGACGTGGGAAGAGATTGCGGCGTTGCAAGCAAAGGAGATAGTCCTCCTGAACTGTGTCGACGAGGCCAGTGAGGCTCGCATGAAGGCCGAAGTCGACGCCGTCCTGCGCACAGGCGATACCATCGGCGGCGTCTTCGAGGTCGTCATCCACGGTCTGCCCCCCGGCGTCGGCACGCACGTCAACTGGGATGAGCGCATGGACGGCCTCCTCGCGCAGGCGGTCATGAGTCTCCAGGCAGTCAAGGCCGTCGAGATCGGTCGCGGTGTGACAGCAGCCGAGTCGCTCGGCTCCACAGTGCATGACGCCATTGCCTATGAGGGAACAGACGGCTTCACTAAATTTTCCCGCGAGCAGAACAACGCTGGTGGTCTCGAGGGCGGTATCTCGAACGGCGAAGATGTGGTCGTTCGCGGCTATCTGAAGCCGATCTCTACACTGCGCCGCCCACTTGGTTCGGTTAGCTTCGAGACGCGCGAACCGGTAAAGGCTGCCTATGAGCGCAGCGATGTCTGTGTCGTTCCAGCCGCTGGTGTCGCGGCGGAGGCGATGGTCGCGCTGGCAGTTGCGCGGTTGGTGGTAGAGAAGTTTGGTGGTGATTCACTGCGCGAGATGCAGCGCAATTTCAACGGCTATTGTGAGCAGATTCGAGCGTATTGAGTGGCGAAAAAGAACCCCAAAATCCACGAAGTAGTGAAGTATCCAGACCCCGTGCTCGCAAAGCGCGGTGAGGCCGTGACGGTCTTTGACGCGGATCTGAAGAAGCTCGTCGACGAGATGTTCGACAGCATGTACGCGGCGCAGGGCATTGGCCTCGCCGCGCCGCAGATCAACATCTCAAAGCGTCTCACCGTCATCGACATCAGCTTCCAGAAGAATCCCGAGGAAAAGATCGTCCTCATCAACCCTGAGATCATCGACCGCAGCGGCAAGCAGGTCGAAGAGGAGGGCTGCCTCAGCCTGCCGGAGATTCGCGAGAAGGTTACACGGTCAGAATGGGTTAAGGTGAAGGCGCAGGATGTGACTGGCAAGTGGATCGAGGTCGAGGGCGAAGAGCTGCTGGCGCGTGCGATACAGCATGAGATCGACCACCTCGACGGCATCCTCTTCATCGATCACCTCAGCCGCCTCAAGCGTGACCTGGTTCTGCGCAAGATCAAGAAGTTGCAGAAGAACGGTGAGTGGTAACGGTGAAGCTGGTATTTTGCGGGACGCCGGAGTTCGCCGTGCCGACTCTGAAGGCTGTGGTCGCCGCCGGGCATGAGGTGGCTCTCGTTCTCACGCAGCCGGATCGTGCGGTGGGTCGCACGCAGGAGATGCACGCCCCTCCGGTGAAGCGGCTCGCGCTCGAACTTGCCATTCCGGTCGTGCAACCGGAGAAGATCAAGACCAATCAGGAGCTGCGCTCGCAGCTTGAAGGTATCGCGCCGGACGCAATCCTGATCGTCGCATACGGGCGCATCATCCCGCAGTGGATGCTCGATCTGCCACCGCTCGGCAACATCAATCTGCATGGCTCGCTACTGCCGAAGTACCGTGGTGCTGCGCCGATTCAATGGGCGGTCGCGGAGGGCGAAAGCATTACGGGCGTCACGACGATGCGGATCGATGCGGGCCTCGACACCGGCGACATGCTGCTCGCGAAGGCTGTGCCGATTGCTCTTGAGGAGACCTCGGTCGATCTGTTCCAGAGCCTCGCTGAGGTTGGCGCGGAGCTGATGCTCGAGACGCTGCGTGGCTTGGCCGATGGCTCCATCGTTCCTCAGCCGCAAAATCACTCGCTGGCGACGCTGGCTCCGATCCTCAAGCGCGAGGACGGTGCGATCGACTTCACCGGCACAGCCAGCCGTATTCATGCTCGCTGGCGCGGCTTTCAACCATGGCCGGGAGCGTATACCACGCTGCGTGGAAAGAAGTTTCTCGTGCATCGGATGCGCCTTACGGACGAACATACCTCGCAGCCCGCGGGTACTCTTCTGGTGCATGGCGACGAGCTACGCGTGTCCTGCGGCGACGGCTCAGTGCTCGCATGGGACGAGGTTCAGCTCGAAGGCAAGCGCCGGATGAACGCCGCGGAGTTCCTGCGCGGCTATCAGGTTGTCACTGGTGAATTGGTCGGGCTATGAAACAGACAAAACCCATGAACTCTCCTCGAGACCCCGGCAATATTCCCAAAGGATCGGGGACGCCGAAGGTGACGCCCGCACGGCGCGCTGCGTTCGAGATTCTGACCCTCGTCGGCGAGAACAAAGGCCATAGCGATGAGTTGCTGCACTCGGTTCGCACCGAAGCGCTCACGCCCGAGGACCGTAACCTCGCCACGGCGCTGGTGATGGGTGTCCTGCGCTGGCAGATTGCGCTCGATGCGCGGATACGTACGCTGTTGCAGCGGCCGGAGCAGCGGCTCGCCGAGCCGGTTGCGCTTGCATTGCGCATGGGCGCGTTCCAGTTGACGCACATGGACCGCATTCCGGCGCATGCGGCGCTGAGCGAGAGCGTGGAGCTCTGCAAGCTGGCGAACCAACCACACGCAGCAGGCATGGTGAATGCGATCCTGCGCAAAGTCGCTGCCGCGCAGAAGCCCGGTGCGCGTATCTTTGAGTCCGTCCCTGCGTTTGCAGAGCGGCTTGGCCATCCTCGCTGGCTGGTCGAGCGATGGGCTGCGTTGTACGGGCGCGGCGCCGCGCTCGCGATCTGCGAGGCCGATCAGCAGGAGCCAGCCGACGGCAGCATGTTTACCGAAGCCGGTGGCGATCTCCCCCAGATGGACGACGGCTCGCGTCTGGTGGCGGAGCTTGCGGCCGCTGCGATGCCTGCAAACGCAACTCGCATCTGGGATTGCTGCGCTGCGCCCGGTGGCAAGACGTTGATGCTGGCGCGTCGCTCTGCTCATGCGGAGATCGCAGCGACCGACGTCAGCGCTCGGCGCTTGAAGCAGATGGAGGGACGGTTCCGCCGCTACCCGTATGCGGAGAAGATCCAATGCGCTGTGGCAGACGCGACCGCTCCCGGCGATGACCGTAAGTTCGATCTGATCCTCTGCGATGTGCCGTGCAGCGGGACGGGAACTCTCTCTCGCAATCCCGAGATACGCCATCGCCTGCGGGTGGAGGAGCTTGCCCGGCAGGCTGAACGTCAGCGCGCCATCCTGCATGGGGCGTTTCAGCGGCTGGCTCCAGGTGGACGGCTGGTCTACTCGACGTGCTCGCTTGAGCCTGAGGAGAACGAGCGCGTCGTCGAAGGACTCGCCGGTGCGCGAAGGCTGCCGGTCGAAGGACTGCTCGCGCAACTGGCGCAGACGGACATTCTGCAACAGGACGCAGCGGCTACGTTGCAAGAGACTGCTGTCCGTGACGGAGCGCTGCGGACACTGCCGGGAGTTCATGGCTGCGACGGCTTCTTCGCGGTAGTTTTGGAGCGAGCAGAGAGTTAGCCGCCGAAGTTCAGGCGCACACCCTCACCTTTGACGACTCGATGACCCGCCGCTGGTATCTGCGAGGTCACCGGGCCACTGGACGGTACTGCCACCGGCGGTGTGCTCGCTGCGGGGCTGGCCGTATTCGTAGGAGCAGTGGCCGCTGCATCCGGTGGCGGTGCTACCACTGCATACAGGCCGAGCGTGGCGATCCGGCTAAAGGCAGTCTCTCGGCTCAATCCAACCACCGAAGGCATGACGAACGCGGTGGTATGTGCGTCGTCCTTCTGACTCAGCAGTAAGCTGACGCGCGGGCTGTCGACGCCGCCTGCGTTTGGCGGTGGCGTTTGTGCCAGCACAATCTCCGCATCGCCGGGCGCGGGAAGGTGCGCGACGGTCCCCAGGTCCAGCGAGAGGCGACGGATGGTCACCTCGGCGAGCCGCTCGTCCATGCCTCGCACATTGGGGATGGAGACCTTCTGCGGGCCGAGGCTCTCGATTGCGCGTATCTCCCACTCATGGCGGACGATCACGCCAGGCGCGGGAACCTGCGAGATGATGTGGCCCGCCGGGATTGTCGTCGAGTAGAAGCGGCTGATGAGGACGAGATTGAGACCGCGGCTGCTGAGCGCGTGCGTGGCATCGCTCACGGTCATACCGGCGAGGTTCGGCACCTCCACCTCGCCGCCGTGGATCGCGAGCCGCATGGTGGTGAAGGCAAACAGCAGCACGACCGCCACCATCGCCATGGCACCCAGTACGAGATGAAAGATGCGCTTCATCGCAGGCTCAGGATACAGCGTTGTGGGGCATAAAACAGCTAGCGGCGGTTGTCGGTCGCCGGTTCGGGATGGATGAGGAGGCGGCTGACCTCGGGAGCGTCGAGCTTGAATGCGTTTTCGAGAGCCGTGATGACCTGATGAACCTGCGCCATAGGGAGGTCGTCCGGTAGCGTGCAGTGGCAGTTGACCTGAATGCGGTCGTTGATTTTGGTGACGATGACCTCGTGAATGTCGAGGATCTCAGGAAAGGCCACGGCGGCGCGGCGCAAGCGCACCTCAAGTTGCCGGTCCTGTTCGAGCGATGCGGGTCGTTCGATGGTGGCGGGCTCGCTCTCGATATGCGTCAGGATGGTCGCGATGGTCGGGACCTCGCGGCGAATCTCGGCCTCGAGCTGTGTCACCAGATCGTGTGCGGCGCGAAGGGGGAGGGTCTCATCGACCTCAAGATGCTGCTCGACGTGCAGCACGCCATCGTACTGCTGGACGCTGACGTCGTGGATGGCGAGGTTCGACCGTGCCGCTACCGCGCGAATGCGATCGTGAACGCTCTCGGCGACCGAAGCGGTGGGGACGGAGTGGACGACGACGTCGGCTCCGGGCAGATGCCGCTGGACGGATTCGGTCGCCGCCATGGTGATCTGCTCCGAGCGTTGGAAGGTCAGGTTGCGTGGCATCCCTAGCGTCAGGTCGGCGAAGTAGCTGGAGCCGGAGCGTCGCGTGCGGACGCGGTCGACCGAGATAACTCCATCGATCGCCGCCAGGTCGCGGATCAACTCTCGGCGCATCTGCGCACGTGTCTCCGCCGGGGTTGCATCGAGCAGGGCATCGACTGTCTGTCGCGCCAGACGCCAACTCACACGCAGAATGATCCCGGAGACTACGATGGCGGCGATGGGGTCCGCGAGCTCGAGGCTCGGTATGTGCCAGTGTTGTCCGGCGAAGGTCGCGGCCAGACCGAGCAGCACCGCGAACGACGACCACATGTCCGTGCCAAAGTGGATTGCATCCGCCTCAAGTGCCAGACTGCGGTGTTCTTGAGCGACGCGGTGCAGGCTGCGCGAGCGAGTGTAGTCAACCACGATGGAGAGCAACAGCACGGCGAATGGCCAGGGGGATGGAGTCAGCGCAAGGTGCTCACGGAAGAGGATGCGGCGGATCGCCTCGGTGAGAATCCACACGCAGGAGCCGAGCATGATGACGGTCTCCACGAAGGCTGAAAGGCTTTCGATCTTACCGTGGCCGTAGTTATGGTCCTCGTCGGCAGGTCGGTCGGAGACCTGCACAGAGAAGAGTGTGATCGCGGCGGCGATCAGGTCGATGGCGGAGTGAGCCGCCTCCGAGAGCATGCCGAGCGATCCCGTCAGGATACCGGTCACCAGCTTGAGCAGTGTGACGATGAACGCCGCAAACACGGAAGCGAGCGCCGCTGCCCGTTTCGCAGTGTGTGTCTGTCCGGTCTTCTCGTTCGTCACTGTGGAAGCCATAGGGGAAATCGTACATGGTGCGTGTTACGGGATACTCAAGGCTTCGTTGCGCGGTACAGGCCGGCCACACCAAAGGTGTAGCTGGTCCACGATGCATCGGTAAAACCGGCCTCGCGGATCAGTTGCAGCATGCGGGGTGGCCTTGGAAACCGTTCGACGGATGCAGGCAGATAGCTGTAGGCACTGGAGTCTCCGGAGATCAGGCCTCCAAGCTTCGGCAGCACCTGCTTGAAGTACAGCGAGTAGAGCACACCGACGAGCCCATCGGGCTGGTTGCAGTCGAGGATGCCGATCTGGCCGCCGGGCCGGAGAACGCGGAAGAGCTCGGCAAGACCCTCCTCGTAGTTAGCAAGGTTGCGGAAGCCGAAGGCCGAGGTGACCAGATCGAGCGATCCCGGCGCAATCGGCAGGTGCAGCGCATCGGCCTCAATCGGGATGATGTTGCGCGAAGCGAACTTGGCAGCGCCTCGCATGAGCATGTTGTGGGAGAAGTCCACCGCTAGTATCGGAGCGACGTCACTGCCCGCGGGACGGTGCTTCAACAGGGCAAGCGACATGTCGCCGGTGCCGCAGCATAGATCGAGCACAGCGCTCTGTGTTCGCTGAAGGATAGGGCGAAAGGCTCGTGCGGTCCTGCACCACCACCAGCGATCGACCCCAGCGGAGAGCACATGATTCAGCACATCGTACCGGGGCGCGATGGTGTCGAACATCTGCTGTACCGCGCTCGCGGCGGTGGCCTC includes the following:
- a CDS encoding 3'-5' exoribonuclease YhaM family protein, with the protein product MKDFFVIDAAKFENESVTGYFALSSLSLRDRKQGGQYLALTLGDKTGSFEARMWDDFADVVETCTEGCYVKAQGQISKYQGKFQITLQKLRSAADSEVDPADFLPATRFDVDEMWAELRSYVSSFTNEDLKRLVFAFLDDEEIGAAYRAAPAAKVLHHAWLGGLLEHVVTLVRVCLATAPFYAEVDPDLLVTGAILHDIGKIRELHWKNTFGYTLEGQMVGHISIAQGMLREKVQSLAPFPEKLRVLVEHMILSHHGKYEFGSPKLPMTPEAILLSALDDLEAKMQTMRSEFGKAGANGKSASEMTDWVRSMDRPLLNTRAYLNEE
- the aroC gene encoding chorismate synthase, with translation MLRFSTAGESHGESLIALVSGMPAGVPIEQEFIDRELWRRQQGYGRGGRMRIERDKAHILSGIRHGKTIGSPIAMSLANNDWKNWTEILPVETGDPEKHKAVASPRPGHADLAGALKYDFPDARYILERASARESAARVAAGAIAKQLLRSIGVEVASHVIRVGKAELDRPATWEEIAALQAKEIVLLNCVDEASEARMKAEVDAVLRTGDTIGGVFEVVIHGLPPGVGTHVNWDERMDGLLAQAVMSLQAVKAVEIGRGVTAAESLGSTVHDAIAYEGTDGFTKFSREQNNAGGLEGGISNGEDVVVRGYLKPISTLRRPLGSVSFETREPVKAAYERSDVCVVPAAGVAAEAMVALAVARLVVEKFGGDSLREMQRNFNGYCEQIRAY
- the def gene encoding peptide deformylase — translated: MAKKNPKIHEVVKYPDPVLAKRGEAVTVFDADLKKLVDEMFDSMYAAQGIGLAAPQINISKRLTVIDISFQKNPEEKIVLINPEIIDRSGKQVEEEGCLSLPEIREKVTRSEWVKVKAQDVTGKWIEVEGEELLARAIQHEIDHLDGILFIDHLSRLKRDLVLRKIKKLQKNGEW
- the fmt gene encoding methionyl-tRNA formyltransferase, translating into MKLVFCGTPEFAVPTLKAVVAAGHEVALVLTQPDRAVGRTQEMHAPPVKRLALELAIPVVQPEKIKTNQELRSQLEGIAPDAILIVAYGRIIPQWMLDLPPLGNINLHGSLLPKYRGAAPIQWAVAEGESITGVTTMRIDAGLDTGDMLLAKAVPIALEETSVDLFQSLAEVGAELMLETLRGLADGSIVPQPQNHSLATLAPILKREDGAIDFTGTASRIHARWRGFQPWPGAYTTLRGKKFLVHRMRLTDEHTSQPAGTLLVHGDELRVSCGDGSVLAWDEVQLEGKRRMNAAEFLRGYQVVTGELVGL
- a CDS encoding RsmB/NOP family class I SAM-dependent RNA methyltransferase, giving the protein MNSPRDPGNIPKGSGTPKVTPARRAAFEILTLVGENKGHSDELLHSVRTEALTPEDRNLATALVMGVLRWQIALDARIRTLLQRPEQRLAEPVALALRMGAFQLTHMDRIPAHAALSESVELCKLANQPHAAGMVNAILRKVAAAQKPGARIFESVPAFAERLGHPRWLVERWAALYGRGAALAICEADQQEPADGSMFTEAGGDLPQMDDGSRLVAELAAAAMPANATRIWDCCAAPGGKTLMLARRSAHAEIAATDVSARRLKQMEGRFRRYPYAEKIQCAVADATAPGDDRKFDLILCDVPCSGTGTLSRNPEIRHRLRVEELARQAERQRAILHGAFQRLAPGGRLVYSTCSLEPEENERVVEGLAGARRLPVEGLLAQLAQTDILQQDAAATLQETAVRDGALRTLPGVHGCDGFFAVVLERAES
- a CDS encoding PASTA domain-containing protein, producing the protein MKRIFHLVLGAMAMVAVVLLFAFTTMRLAIHGGEVEVPNLAGMTVSDATHALSSRGLNLVLISRFYSTTIPAGHIISQVPAPGVIVRHEWEIRAIESLGPQKVSIPNVRGMDERLAEVTIRRLSLDLGTVAHLPAPGDAEIVLAQTPPPNAGGVDSPRVSLLLSQKDDAHTTAFVMPSVVGLSRETAFSRIATLGLYAVVAPPPDAAATAPTNTASPAASTPPVAVPSSGPVTSQIPAAGHRVVKGEGVRLNFGG
- a CDS encoding cation diffusion facilitator family transporter — encoded protein: MASTVTNEKTGQTHTAKRAAALASVFAAFIVTLLKLVTGILTGSLGMLSEAAHSAIDLIAAAITLFSVQVSDRPADEDHNYGHGKIESLSAFVETVIMLGSCVWILTEAIRRILFREHLALTPSPWPFAVLLLSIVVDYTRSRSLHRVAQEHRSLALEADAIHFGTDMWSSFAVLLGLAATFAGQHWHIPSLELADPIAAIVVSGIILRVSWRLARQTVDALLDATPAETRAQMRRELIRDLAAIDGVISVDRVRTRRSGSSYFADLTLGMPRNLTFQRSEQITMAATESVQRHLPGADVVVHSVPTASVAESVHDRIRAVAARSNLAIHDVSVQQYDGVLHVEQHLEVDETLPLRAAHDLVTQLEAEIRREVPTIATILTHIESEPATIERPASLEQDRQLEVRLRRAAVAFPEILDIHEVIVTKINDRIQVNCHCTLPDDLPMAQVHQVITALENAFKLDAPEVSRLLIHPEPATDNRR
- a CDS encoding ubiquinone/menaquinone biosynthesis methyltransferase encodes the protein MSGREHEVTTGARPVGARDEATAASAVQQMFDTIAPRYDVLNHVLSAGVDRWWWCRTARAFRPILQRTQSAVLDLCCGTGDMSLALLKHRPAGSDVAPILAVDFSHNMLMRGAAKFASRNIIPIEADALHLPIAPGSLDLVTSAFGFRNLANYEEGLAELFRVLRPGGQIGILDCNQPDGLVGVLYSLYFKQVLPKLGGLISGDSSAYSYLPASVERFPRPPRMLQLIREAGFTDASWTSYTFGVAGLYRATKP